The sequence below is a genomic window from Gossypium hirsutum isolate 1008001.06 chromosome A11, Gossypium_hirsutum_v2.1, whole genome shotgun sequence.
GAGCATCAAAACTTTCGAACCGACACCTAAACAAAACGGGATTACAAGTTACAAAAAGTTTTCAACATAACATCACAATATAAAACCTCTGTCCTATGCCAATGCAATGTGTCTAAAGCATTGGGAATGAAGGCAATGCATGTGATAATTTACCTAAGGAATCTTTGAGGATTTGAGTTAACTTGCTATTTctgcaacaaaaagaaataaaaaagcatTAGGAATGAAGGAATACTTCAATATTTTAAGGCATTTAAGTAGTTCTTACAGACATTCCAAGCCTTTTTAATATAAAGGTACAAACATGACCACATTTGAAACCGAGAACTTGCCTGTATGGCACATGGCCCTTTTTCCTTCTTAGAGCAGCAATAACATCGCCTAAAGCAGAAAGGGAAAGATTTATAGCCCTTCCTTCATCAAGGGTTTGTCCAGTTGCTCCGGTTTTGAGTAACCGTTCACTCCCTCCAAGATCAACCATCCATAATTTGCTTATTTTCGGTTTAGCTTCCGGAGTATCCCCACGTCGAGAAATGACGATTCTTGTTAAGCTAGATACATACCAAACTAAAACGGGTATATTAATTGTTAAACCAAATTAACCCTCGAAGAAAATTAAACATTGAACTCAACTCAGAACCCACCAGTGTGACCTGCTGGACGCCTCGTTCACGTTTGTCCATGATGTCGATCGAGCCCGCCTACCCTTCATGTACCACCATCTGGCTTTTGCAAAATCTGGTATTTCAACCTGTGTCAGACCCTCAATTTCTACTGACCCCTTTGGATCTGTTTGAATGTTTAGATTACTGTAGTGGAGTTAGCCAAATCATAGTAAGCTGTCTAACCAACGGCCTGGAAATTTCGATTTGCTATCTATAGTTAGGATGTTCAGAGAAAAAAGATCATTACCATCTCAACACGGTTTCATTTGCTCGTAATGCCAGCTTTGAAGCTAGTAGATCTCTCAGATTGCCCATGTAAACCTCCAACATGCTCATAGAAAAAGTATAAGAAAATGACTTGTCCGAAGACACTTGCTGGAAAAGCTCCTTCAAAGCTCGAGGAACGATTCCCGGCTGGACCGTCGTGCCATCCTAAACAGTCATTCCAATCCTTCATCAAATTAATCCTCATAAATGCAAGAATGAcacaagcaaaattctcaactacAGACCATTGTAAATGTCTTCCCAGTACCGGTTTGACCATAGGCAAGAATGGATACATTGTGCCCATCAAGTGCAGATCTGAGGATTGGTTCAACATCAACAAACACATCTTCTACAAGAATTTCAAGCAAGATCAATTGATCAACTCTCTTAATTATGTTACCGAATTTGGGGGAAAACCGAGTAAAATCTGAAGCTAACCTTGATTAGCTTCTTGATGGAAAATCTTATCGAATCCAAACTCTTTTCGACTTCCACTTGATGTGACGATAACCCGATCAAGTTCACTCGAAATAGGTTCCAGGGTTCGTCTCTTGTCTGTCGAAAGGAAAGGCCTAACTCGACAAAACACTCTAATGGTGCCTGCAAATTGACACCAATCCTTAAAACCAAACAGAATAAACACACAAGCTAATGTTCTTAACACAACAACAAGACGATAATTTACCTTTGATGTCTATTATCTTATTCAACGTTTCCCTCCTTTTCTCATCTATTGACCTTAGGATTAACCTCAATTCAGCAATTTcacctaaaaaaaaatttaaaacaagcaTATGTTAATGAAATCAATACAATAACCTCAATCCTTAATATGAAaaagctcaaaattttaccttgTAATTTGTGTATAGACTGCTCAAGCTGGCTCTTTTCATGCTCAGGAACCACATTGACATCACAGAAAATGGTGGACAGTGATGGAGAATCAGGCAAATCTGGTGGTGGGGGCAATCCATTAAGGGAATCAGGACTTGATCCTACTGGAGATGATGTCGAACACTCTTTAACTTCATTTGAAGGCAAAGTGATTTCCTCTGTTTCACTACTAATCAACATTTTTCTTTTACCAAACAATCCAACCCCCTTTTGCAGTTATAAACCAACACTTTTTCTTGCCTTCAGAACACAGCAACAACCAAATAGATTTTCTGGAAATGAATGATAATAATAACTATAAAAAAGTAGAAGTAAATACTCAAAGGTTCTACTTTTTCTATTTAAGAAACGTCTTAAGTTGGCAAAAGTACAAAAAAGTAATAGAGAAACAGCTTAGATTTTAAAAAAGAAGGAGAAACAACTAAAACCAGCTAAAGATCTATATTTAGGTTGtagaagaaattaaaattttaaaaagaaacccAGAATCTTTTTTGTCTAAAAACAACCCTAAAAAGCTAAGtttggactatggcacaaaatCTGATAAACCCAAAGATCAATAAAGCTTGTAATAATCAAAAGAGAACAACTTTATAGCTATCTTACTGtgttaaataaaacccaaaaacaggaagaagaaaaaatgttGCCCGTAGTAATTATGAAGGCTTGGACTTTCATGCAAGAGAAAGATGAGCTTAAAGTCAACAGTGGGAGAGCTGGAATTTTCAAACACaaagagaaaattttgagaaatcacagaaaaaggaaaaaggaaattttgGTTTTACCATCAGTTAATATAAATGATGGAATAGTGAATAAATCTTTGGAGTCtgattgtttaaatgaagctttTTTAAGCTTGTTTATTGAAAAAAGaacatgttaaaatatatataatgtaagAATAAGTATTGGTTGGTCCAGATCTAAAGATCAAAactgtaattttatttatttagttattgtCATTTCAGGGAGGAGTGTGAGGGGCGGAGGAGCAAGATTGGAATAAGAAGTTATATCTCAATTGTTTGACTGAACTGAAAGTGAAGGAACTTGGATTGGATCCCTCCACGGTCAGAGTATGAAGTGAAAAAAATTTGATGACATGTAACTATCCAcgattttggattttttttaaaaaaaaagtatattttaatgaTCTAATcgtcatattttatatttcttttatatagaTTATGTAAGTCAAATTTgacgtaaatttaaaatttttaattatatagtttatgtaaaaaaaatttaaccgttctatatttattaatatatatatatataatattttagattaatataatAAAGATATTGAGTCGTTTAACTGttggaatattaaaatattaatagtataaaaatatacaaaaaaagtgaaaaattattttagttctaCCTCGGTATAAATAGATTCTctcttaaaaatattatataaatatataataatttagaaGTTATAAGTGTAATGTAAATATGATACAAATGAACATCGTCCTACTGaaatattaattactaaattataaCATATTTACAATGTGagtgtaaaaaatatatttataaaaatgtgtCTTAAAACTAAACGAGACTTTagattatgttttatatatatatcattattagtCATACCTAATTAATTTGTGACACTAATTTCAAGATATAAATGTTAACCCTCAAACATTAATAATATTAAGCAAAGATGGTACAAAACTAATCCACTATGTATACATGTTTTTCATCTCTATTTTTGTGACTTCAAATTCTTATTTTTACGATAAAAGCACTTACATTAatttaaatatggaaaaatagttgaaattataaaATCACCCTTCAAATTTATTTAACCTTCACTATATCCATCTTCTAACTCAATCCATATacaattatattgaattttatataagcaattcaaaaattcaacataacctttttgggtaaaatatataaaacattttgAATTGAAGTCTGCTACGATGCAATGAAcatttttataatacatatatatatttaattacgAACTACTGGAACAAAACACAAACATGTCTGTAACTGTCATTGTTTCTTACAACGTGGCCAAATTTGATTGGACAAAGGTTAAAGATGGGAAGGTATTTTTTTTGGTTACAAAAAGATTGAACAATTATTTTTTCTGACGGTTTATACAGAGAACCTAAAAACTTGCCGTTAACGGTAAAGATGTAATAATGGGCGGAGTACTACTTTTGGGATTGttgaaatcataaaataaaatttcaataattaatttgaaaacatTAATGATAGTTTTATCAGTGAATACTTGTATTAATTaatatacaattataataaatgaaacaactaataattttgtttattattttcagtaagtttaatgaaaatatgtttcCATCACTagctaaataaaatatataaaatatttttttttgtatgaatTAATCTTCTAATTTACTTTTCTTCTCAAAATTCGTTCATAAAAATAGTGAATCATTGAGACTTATAGGATTTCATCATTATCAAAATCACTTGCCTTACCAACTCTTTGAAATGCAATCATATGGTCAATTCATGTTTAACAAACATCAacacaattttattattattactattctTATTTTGCAAATTAAGGACTAGAACTTTATTTTTAAGGGTGAGTCTAATTAAATTAAGTGAAagttttttgagttaatcgagtttacaagtcttattttattatctcaatttgatttgtaattttttttgaattgagtcaaatgaaatgaaatttgagtcgagtcgaatcaaatcgaaaaaaatttaataccatagaatttgatttcaaattaactattccaaaaataatattattttaatagtttaatattaaattaaatttaatacttatctttatagtattttattaatttaatattagaattgaatttaagagaaagttgtagagagaaaattctctaaagagattatttcaaaaaatttctagagataatTTTTTGATTTATAACTTGACTTAAAAGTTTAGAGATATTAAGAAATTACTCCAATGGTAATTTTtacgaaaaattttctaattcaaaGCAAGTCAAACATGaacttgaggatagcggagaagactactcggtcgaagcgctCATTCTAGACAAAtagaaaaggtacaattttgattaagtgtttcttactttagatatcacaaccaagatcttgttttggaaaagaaaattttaactttattttcattaaatttattttctgttacGTTTTTCAAACCCCTTTTATCCAACATTCAGTACCTCTATTAGCATTTTGATGCTCTTTGGTGTGTTTTGGGGAACCCGAGTATCCGAGTCATATTACTAAAGTTTAACAGGCTATGAAAATATGTATCTACTGTTAAAATGATGATGcataactatttaaatatttGTATTCAAGAATGATCATGTAAATATGTTCCATTATGGTATTAATGTGATGAGTGTTACATGAGGGAGAAAGGTGATGAGTGTTACATAAGGGTTCACACTATGTCATACTATATAACATGGGGTTTGTATACTACGTTGTACTATATAACATAGGGGTTCACATGAATATGTTAGGGCTCGTCTAGCATCTACTTAAAGATTCACATGTAATTCTCTAAGGGttcgtatatatattttttcctcctAGGGTTCACGTAATAATTCATGTGGTTTGCATAATAAATCACACTAGGGTTCATAGGTTTACTTACAAAAGAGGGGCTTGCATGTTTATTCTTTACGTATTTTGAGCCTAATTTCTCAATGATTCAACATATTTAatcatacataattattttaaattagatCCACACCTAATTTTGAAGATACAAAAATCTTAGTTTGGAAGAGGAGGTTGAAGATTTACTTGAGGGAGAGGGATGATTTTGAAAACTTGGCttttttttgcatgaaaattgatttgAGAAGAAAAGAGCTTGAGggtatttttcttgaaaatttgctAGGTAAAAATTCTAGGATTTgattaaaataaggaaataaaatattttagctGAAAGCATATAAAGGGTTTCAAACTTGGAACCAAAGGATAAGTTAAGGTCTTATCACTAAACTAATAAATTCATTCTTGCTgatttcttaacaaaaataatttttaagacaTAATAATTCTCATaccttttgtttaaaaaataaaaattaaaaatattgtaaGGGAGTAGTTAGTATTCTGCCTAAAGGATTATTTTGGCtcttgaataattaaaaaaaaagagacttCTTTCTCTGAAAATTTGGGTTCTGACAAATCCATTGTGGAAGAGTTGGTCCCTAGAAAGGTTAGATTCAGAGATAAGGATGGAGAATCGAACTATGCTATAAAGATTGATTCGCCATCTGTCCATCCTATCTCTTGGAAAGATATGCTAGTCGGCCCTGCAGTGGCGGATGCTTCTAAAGGCCCGGAAGAGAAGGAAGCCATTGATTTTTTGGAAGGCGTTCAAAAGACCTTTGTGAATGGCGTGCCTTCTATTACCTTTTCAGACAGGATTCATCAAAATCTCTTCAAGGGTATGGAAAACACTATGGTTTTAAAATTACTTGGTCGTAACATTGGGTTTTCAGTGTTGCAAAATAAGATTTACAGTATGTGGAAACCTTCAGCACCGTTACACATGATGGACATAGAAATGGCTATTTCTTAGTCAAGTTTTAGAATAAAATAGATTGCGAAAAGGCTCTCTCTGAAGGGCCGTGGATCATTTTTGATCAATACTTGACCGTTCAGCCTTGGACGCTGGCCTTCGACCCTGCCCAGGCCTACCCAAGCGTTGTCATGGAGTGGATCAAATTCATTGCTCTTCCTAGCTATTTGTATAATCGTAAAATCATTACAGAAATTGGGGAGTTGGCCAGGAAAGTGGTCAAACTAGATATGAATACAGACAGTAGGGCACGGGGTCGTTTTCCCAGAATGGcggtgtaacagcccaatttagaccctaatcggaatggtggtttcgggaccacgaatttgagtcagaaaaatattttaaaactattttctgtgtttattttgtgtgaatttatatctgtgaaattttcgtgatttaattttgtcgtttaggtgtctgattaaataaaaggacttaatcgcgtaaattcaaaatttgatggttttaagCATAAAGGTCAAATTGATGTTGGCTTATTGAGTGGGAGACTTTAAGTTGTAAATAGGCCATTATTAAAATGGGTGGACGGTAATGGACAATTATAAgtgaaaataaaatgtttaaaactaaggttaaaaaggtaaaataatgttaagtttttatataacatataacataaaaatatattaagttatGTTCATATATCAACATCCACCGAAAccataaataagaaagaaaaagaaaaagaactaggGTTCGACCATTTTGCAAGCTAAATTTTAAGTTCGTTTCTttgtcggtttttgataatttttacgtttttgagatcgttgcttcgagtactactcgacctatgcttgaatttttgaatttggtgaatattttgtgttatgccattgatgaatatttgtgttttgtgatgtttgatgatgaaatatcaaaaatatgttttagattaacaaattttgtattgaagtttttgatgattttgagttaataggactaaattgaaaaaaataataatttgagggattataatgtgaaataaatgaaatatatggactagtatgagtatgtTGAAGATTCGGCCCAACTATAatgttgtgagattttgagtattttgtgttttgtgcatttaggattaatttgtaaaagtatgaaatatcaggggtaaaatggtaattttcccatttatgtgttgttagattaaattgaatgaaattgtgtttaaatgaggttaatttgaaattatatagattaagaacaaaggaaatcggacttggatcaaggaaaaataaaaatagtcgaATAACCGATTTGTAacgtccgtcgatatccgaggtaagtctttaagcaattaagcatggtttattttgaacatagaaTGATCTACTATGatgattcaaatttttttaatgtattagtATGTTAGCCAAATGAGAAATATTAATGAATCAATGTGATTGAGTTGTATTTGAATGACATCAAAACATCTGGAAGTGTGTATGTGTTACATGGGTTATTGTACGATTCGATATatgaaatgttgtggaatgagtttatgtttttgatattcgggctttgagcctaacaagccttGTGCCGGTGACTTTgatcgggctttgtgcctagcaggcttagggccagtgaataaatatcagaccttgggtctagcaggctttgtgccggtgtgtgattcaggcttatgcctagcaggttttatgccggtgatttattttaagtctATGTCTATAAGACTTCACATTGATGTGGAAAGTGAGCAAGTAAGTTAATCTAAATGGCTTTTATATTTGGCCACATAAGTATGTAGATGTGAGGTCATATTGAGTTTGTATATTCGGCTACTTGTGAAGTTATATTAAACTTGTATATTCGATTTCATATgaggttatattgaatttgtatattcggccatatgagatATTTTATTGAACTTGAACATTAGGTTACCTGTGATGATAATTTGAACTTATATATTCAGCCATATGAGATAATATAATGAACCTTGTGTATTTGGTTATATAGGTAAGTTTTTATGAGATGATATATTGGATCTTATATATTTTCGGTTATATAGGTAAGTATTTATGTGGTGTTATTATTGACCTTGAACATTCGGCCAAGTTAACTTATTTGAGTTAAAGTATAACTTTAATGGTACAATTCGGCTTGTAtgaaatgatttgattatttacttgagttgtttaaattgcttaaggcttactaagctaagttggcttactctgtgtgtgtttttgttactctgttttatagatgtTGGTTGTAAGTTTCAAGCTCAGAGATCGTGatcaaagtcatccacactatcgccAACTTTCGGTAGTATTAAAAGATTATTTtgaaacttatggcatgtataggctaatatgtattttgttcaactttgaatgtgtatatatattgagccatgcgaatatggcttatcTTTAAAGTTTGAATATGGTTATGTTTGGCAATGGTTTatcttattttgattttaatgttatgtgaaatgaatgaaaagtatatgtgatTAGTGTTTTATGATTTAGAAATAGTTTGAAAATGATTATTGGATTTGGTTGTACTTAATAAATCGGTCATGGTATGTATAAATGTGGTTAGTCAATTCGATTATGGTACATGTTTGGTTAATTATAAATGTGAATTCGTATACTAAGCTTGTTTAACACATAttttgaatgacatgatataggatatgttttgtgttaatgAATAGAATTTAGTTTGGTTTGCATGTAAGTGTGTGTATTTAAAGTGATTAATTGTTTAATATAGATTGTAAGTGAGATAAAGATATctaccaaatgaatagtgattcGAGTAATAATGTACTATGGgagttatatgaaattttaataagatgttaattatatatatttatatacatgtacatgTAGTGTATTCGATTGAAGCTTGACATAATGGTTACATGTTGTGTATTCGATTGAAGCTTGACATAATGGTTTGGTTTATAATGAAAGTATTTGCGTTTGAATATATTTGCTAATGAATAAATGATTAGTGATAAATATTATTCAGTTAAAGATGCGTATGATTATTGGGTTGGAATTATGTTTGTTTGAATGCCatggatttggtttaaatttaagGTATGATTCGTAATGACAATGTGATTAATAATGCATGTATTATATTTAATTAGCCATGTGCTTAATATGTATGAATATGACTTGCATGAATATGTGAATGTTTGGGATTATGTTTTTGTTtagtaatgcttcataaccttaattcggcgacggatacgggtcaAGGGTGTTACAGGAGATTTATGTCAATCTAGACAAActattgatttttcaaattctgaTCAATGGTTGATCACAGAAGGTGGATTACGAATCCTTATCGACTATTTGCTTCCATTGCGGGAGATATGGACATGTGGAAAATATTTGTTCCTTTAGCACTGCTGGGCCATCTGTTGAGAAGAACAATAAGATTTCGGAAATGGTATCGAAGAATTCAAATTCAATCAGGGAAGAATCAGAGAAGAAAGACGAGAATTACGGGCCGTGGATGATTATGGAAAGAAAATTAAGGCGGAAAGTAAGGGATAACGGTTAGAAGGCTGTTGGATTCCATGCGAAAGATAAAGAAGCTTCCCGTACTAATGGACTAATTAATAGGAATCTCAATAAAGAAATTACTGATGGAGATTTTATTGCTGTTCAGAGCTCAAAAGGGAAAGAAATCATTAATGGGTTCCAGCATGGACATAAATTTGGGGATAATTATAACGATCAGCCTAAATTAATGGGAACCAAGACTAACATAGGCAAAAATCTAGAGGTGGGTTCCATTATTGGATCTAGGCcgtttaataaaaataataatgggcCAGAACTGAGACCAAGTCTAGTCCAAAGCCACTCTAAGGAGTACTTACAACTTTCAAAAGAAATTAATTCGGGCTTGGACCTTGTTGATTTAA
It includes:
- the LOC107888657 gene encoding kinesin-like protein KIN-14U isoform X1; the protein is MLISSETEEITLPSNEVKECSTSSPVGSSPDSLNGLPPPPDLPDSPSLSTIFCDVNVVPEHEKSQLEQSIHKLQGEIAELRLILRSIDEKRRETLNKIIDIKGTIRVFCRVRPFLSTDKRRTLEPISSELDRVIVTSSGSRKEFGFDKIFHQEANQEDVFVDVEPILRSALDGHNVSILAYGQTGTGKTFTMDGTTVQPGIVPRALKELFQQVSSDKSFSYTFSMSMLEVYMGNLRDLLASKLALRANETVLRCNLNIQTDPKGSVEIEGLTQVEIPDFAKARWWYMKGRRARSTSWTNVNEASSRSHCLTRIVISRRGDTPEAKPKISKLWMVDLGGSERLLKTGATGQTLDEGRAINLSLSALGDVIAALRRKKGHVPYRNSKLTQILKDSLGVGSKVLMLVHISPCQEDLEETICSLSFAKRAKAVDSSRGLPEDLKKLREKRISELEENMREVEEECQKLSNQISKAEFLLSENRKLYSTAYGVPDESAEKNPENHEEDAKTHAIETPRVTQKPIQQSIHRSLPRFMSSTVASRERQSAAEKDIGTRARTFRPRARSSTQLSGFQSLSFSDNRFGSLLRHSVKNSRFKDTNGPATESPKCNDSSSLKTTSLSRSKVVTSSDPNLRVKLGHHRRRMSDFV